A window of the Haloarcula litorea genome harbors these coding sequences:
- the pyrF gene encoding orotidine-5'-phosphate decarboxylase, which produces MQFFDRLGDRIETADSVVSVGLDPDLDRLPESVQDADLPRWQFNRRVIDATHEHAACFKPNAAFYEDPDGWRALEETVAYAHGKDVPVLLDAKRADIGNTARQYARILDDDHGPAVDAITVNPFLGRDALEPFLQREDKGIFVLGRTSNPGGADLQNLELASGEPLYERVVHLADLWNDNGNVGLVVGATAPEELEAIRDLVPDIPFLVPGVGAQGGDAEAAVEHGLADGVGLINSSRGIIFAGEEAADRGEPDAFFDAAGDAAKRLKQRLNRYR; this is translated from the coding sequence ATGCAGTTCTTCGATCGGCTCGGGGACCGCATCGAGACCGCCGACAGCGTCGTCTCGGTGGGGCTGGACCCCGACCTCGACCGGCTCCCGGAGAGCGTACAGGACGCCGACCTCCCGCGCTGGCAGTTCAACCGCCGCGTCATCGACGCCACCCACGAGCACGCCGCCTGCTTCAAGCCCAACGCCGCGTTCTACGAGGACCCGGACGGCTGGCGGGCGCTCGAGGAGACGGTCGCGTACGCACACGGGAAGGACGTCCCCGTGCTCCTGGACGCAAAGCGGGCCGACATCGGCAACACCGCCCGCCAGTACGCCCGCATCCTCGACGACGACCACGGGCCGGCGGTCGACGCCATCACCGTCAACCCCTTCCTCGGCCGGGACGCGCTGGAGCCGTTCCTCCAGCGCGAGGACAAGGGGATCTTCGTCCTCGGCCGGACCTCCAACCCCGGGGGCGCGGACCTCCAGAACCTCGAGTTGGCCTCGGGCGAACCCCTCTACGAGCGGGTCGTCCACCTCGCGGACCTGTGGAACGACAACGGCAACGTGGGGCTGGTCGTCGGGGCCACCGCGCCCGAGGAACTCGAAGCGATCCGCGACCTCGTCCCGGACATCCCGTTTCTCGTCCCCGGCGTCGGCGCGCAGGGCGGCGACGCCGAGGCCGCCGTCGAGCACGGGCTGGCCGACGGCGTCGGCCTGATCAACTCCTCGCGGGGGATCATCTTCGCCGGGGAGGAGGCGGCGGACCGCGGCGAGCCCGACGCCTTCTTCGACGCCGCCGGCGACGCCGCCAAGCGACTGAAACAGCGACTCAATCGGTACCGCTAG
- a CDS encoding Lrp/AsnC family transcriptional regulator: MADEEIDDVDRAILYALQADARNTSSGDIAERTGTSDSTVRKRIQRLESEGVIKGYSASVDYQRSGYPLRMLLYCTASIPERGDLIPDILDIDGVISVQELVTGEQNLLVTAVGESDDDITPVAQELLDMGLTVADEVLVRSHETTPFGKFDTGDRP, translated from the coding sequence ATGGCCGACGAGGAGATCGACGACGTCGACAGGGCGATCCTGTACGCGCTCCAGGCGGACGCCCGGAACACGTCGTCCGGCGACATCGCGGAACGGACCGGGACCTCGGACAGCACCGTCCGCAAGCGGATCCAGCGCCTCGAGTCCGAGGGCGTCATCAAGGGATACAGCGCCAGCGTCGACTACCAGCGGTCCGGGTATCCGCTCCGGATGCTGCTCTACTGCACCGCCTCGATCCCCGAACGTGGCGACCTCATCCCCGACATTCTGGACATCGACGGCGTCATCTCGGTCCAGGAGCTGGTCACCGGCGAACAGAACCTCCTCGTCACCGCCGTCGGCGAGTCCGACGACGACATAACGCCGGTCGCACAGGAACTCCTCGATATGGGACTCACCGTCGCCGACGAGGTCCTGGTTCGGAGCCACGAGACGACGCCGTTCGGGAAGTTCGACACCGGCGACCGACCCTGA
- a CDS encoding proton-conducting transporter membrane subunit encodes MSGRTSQTTVGALPDTAAESPLVPVALTWLVWSLFAASIAALVTRVQFGGTWSIPGLVAIDGLTVLMWVVVTFFSGIVHSYSRRYMAGSAHESGFFLTVFGFTVTVMGLVAADNLALFGCLWLAMGLLMANLVGIVGEWKQAQAAAAVARKYFLASSALLGVALTGLWLATGATTVSGVAAAAETLGGPMWVVAAGALVLAAMIQSALVPFHRWLLSSMTAPTPASALMHAGFVNAGGILLARFAPVVTVDATLMLAVVVVGAASALSGKLLKSVQPDVKSELACSTVGQMGFMIMQAGLGFFGAAITHLVLHGFYKAYQFLGSGGQVERTAPGETSEHASGVGLAVTLLTGLAGGVLFAVLTGKGTTLDSGLLLVLFVVLTTLQAAHSVVGHTSLPAAVRYGAVPAVALPAITVYAVVYEAVLALLRDLPVVSAPTELSALHALVAAVFLAAYVALETGVHERSQRLYVALVNASQPASSTVLTATEEYNEY; translated from the coding sequence ATGTCAGGACGCACCTCGCAGACGACGGTCGGAGCGCTCCCGGACACGGCGGCGGAGTCGCCGCTCGTGCCCGTCGCACTCACGTGGCTCGTGTGGTCACTGTTCGCGGCGAGTATCGCCGCGCTGGTCACCCGAGTCCAGTTCGGTGGCACCTGGTCGATCCCCGGCCTGGTCGCCATCGACGGGCTGACTGTCCTGATGTGGGTGGTCGTGACCTTCTTCAGCGGTATCGTCCACAGCTACTCGCGCCGCTATATGGCCGGCAGCGCCCACGAGTCGGGCTTCTTCCTCACGGTGTTCGGTTTCACCGTGACCGTGATGGGCCTCGTCGCGGCCGACAACCTCGCCCTGTTCGGATGCCTGTGGCTGGCGATGGGGCTGCTGATGGCGAACCTCGTCGGTATCGTCGGCGAGTGGAAACAGGCTCAGGCGGCCGCGGCGGTCGCCCGCAAGTACTTCCTCGCCAGCAGCGCGCTCCTGGGCGTCGCGCTGACGGGACTGTGGTTGGCGACCGGGGCCACGACGGTCTCCGGCGTCGCCGCGGCGGCCGAGACGCTCGGGGGGCCGATGTGGGTCGTCGCCGCCGGGGCCTTGGTCCTCGCGGCGATGATCCAGTCGGCGCTGGTCCCGTTCCACCGCTGGCTCCTCTCCTCGATGACCGCACCGACCCCGGCGTCGGCGCTGATGCACGCGGGGTTCGTCAACGCGGGCGGCATCCTGCTGGCCCGCTTCGCGCCGGTCGTCACCGTCGACGCGACGCTGATGCTCGCGGTCGTCGTCGTCGGCGCGGCGAGCGCGCTGTCCGGGAAGCTCCTCAAGTCGGTCCAGCCGGACGTCAAGAGCGAACTGGCCTGCTCGACGGTGGGGCAGATGGGCTTCATGATTATGCAGGCCGGACTCGGGTTCTTCGGAGCCGCGATCACGCACCTCGTCCTACACGGGTTCTACAAGGCCTACCAGTTCCTCGGTTCGGGCGGTCAGGTCGAGCGCACCGCCCCGGGCGAAACGAGCGAGCACGCGAGCGGCGTCGGTCTCGCCGTCACGCTCCTGACCGGACTGGCCGGGGGCGTGCTGTTCGCGGTGCTGACGGGGAAGGGGACGACCCTCGACAGCGGCCTCCTGTTGGTCCTGTTCGTGGTGCTCACGACGCTCCAGGCGGCCCACAGCGTCGTGGGGCACACCTCGCTCCCGGCGGCGGTCCGGTACGGGGCCGTCCCGGCGGTCGCCCTCCCGGCGATCACCGTCTACGCGGTCGTCTACGAGGCCGTCCTGGCGCTCCTGCGTGACCTCCCCGTCGTCTCGGCACCCACCGAACTGAGCGCGTTGCACGCCCTCGTCGCGGCCGTCTTCCTCGCGGCCTACGTCGCCCTGGAGACCGGCGTCCACGAACGCAGCCAGCGGCTCTACGTCGCCCTCGTGAACGCGAGCCAGCCGGCGTCCAGCACCGTCCTGACCGCCACGGAGGAGTACAATGAGTACTGA
- a CDS encoding DUF2240 family protein, which translates to MSLKTAVAAPFRQRGTDRMGESEFVVALSLDRNWFSPDQAKTLVDVAASEGLVEQDGDDLVAGFDPAAVEIPDGFAPEEDVLRSRSTFERVLDALVEAGVDKQSAVAGINKRQAELGVTLEAAAVVYARQEGVAVEAAAAQAREDL; encoded by the coding sequence ATGAGTCTGAAGACGGCCGTGGCCGCCCCGTTCCGCCAGCGCGGGACCGACCGGATGGGGGAGAGCGAGTTCGTCGTGGCCCTGTCGCTGGACCGGAACTGGTTCTCGCCCGATCAGGCGAAGACCCTCGTCGACGTGGCGGCCAGCGAGGGGCTGGTCGAACAAGACGGGGACGACCTGGTCGCTGGGTTCGACCCGGCCGCCGTCGAGATCCCCGACGGGTTCGCGCCCGAGGAGGACGTCCTCCGGTCGCGGTCGACGTTCGAGCGGGTCCTCGACGCCCTCGTGGAGGCGGGCGTCGACAAGCAGTCGGCCGTCGCGGGCATCAACAAGCGCCAGGCGGAGCTGGGCGTGACGCTGGAGGCCGCGGCCGTCGTCTACGCCCGACAGGAGGGCGTCGCCGTCGAGGCGGCGGCCGCGCAGGCCCGGGAGGACCTCTGA